One genomic region from Ruficoccus amylovorans encodes:
- the metG gene encoding methionine--tRNA ligase — protein sequence MKTFTLTTAIDYANGSPHIGHAYEKVLSDVICRHRRLQGDEVYFLTGLDEHGQKVQQSARKQGIEPQDFCDRVAGEFRRLCEVMLISNDDFIRTTEPRHKDVVRSILQGLYDKGEIYQAEYKGFYSARQEQFLQEKDKVNGEWPEIFGEVIEITEKNYFFKLSQYQDWLIDFLKTQEDFIFPRFRQKQVLEFLKEPLNDLCISRPKERLEWGIPLPFDEDYVTYVWFDALTNYISAPGYGDGTDNFEKRWPADFHVIGKDILVPPHSVYWPIMLKASGIELPRHLLVHGWWNLSGQKMSKSAGNIVDPLELAEKFGPDSLRYFFIREMTVGQDSDFTTEQFLTRYTDDLGNDLGNLLSRLLNMGGRYCQGGLIPAATVDEEPEQDLRKLWAETCPEVQERFEQFQFHNGLDKTFGFIRAINRYAEIRAPWKLAKSDDPADQAKLATSLATMAEGLRLACVLLTPVMPGVAEKTLGLLGTDAVTAYAGNLDWGTRLEGKTLGEKTILFPRPQSE from the coding sequence ATGAAGACTTTTACGCTCACCACCGCGATTGACTACGCCAACGGCTCACCGCACATCGGGCACGCTTATGAGAAGGTGCTCTCCGACGTGATTTGCCGGCATCGCCGCTTGCAGGGCGACGAGGTATATTTCCTCACCGGCCTCGACGAGCACGGGCAGAAGGTCCAGCAGAGCGCCCGCAAGCAGGGCATCGAGCCGCAGGATTTCTGCGACCGCGTGGCGGGCGAGTTCCGACGGCTGTGCGAGGTGATGCTCATTTCCAACGACGACTTCATCCGCACGACCGAGCCCCGGCACAAGGATGTGGTCCGCAGCATCCTGCAAGGGCTCTACGACAAGGGCGAAATTTACCAGGCCGAGTACAAGGGCTTTTACAGCGCGCGGCAGGAGCAGTTTCTGCAAGAGAAGGACAAGGTTAATGGCGAGTGGCCGGAGATTTTCGGCGAGGTGATCGAGATCACGGAGAAGAACTACTTCTTTAAACTGAGCCAATACCAGGATTGGTTGATCGATTTCCTGAAGACGCAGGAGGACTTTATCTTCCCGCGCTTCCGGCAGAAGCAGGTGCTCGAGTTCCTGAAGGAGCCGCTCAACGACCTGTGTATTTCCCGCCCGAAGGAGCGCCTGGAGTGGGGCATCCCGCTGCCCTTTGATGAGGACTACGTGACCTATGTGTGGTTCGACGCGCTCACGAACTACATCAGCGCCCCTGGCTACGGTGACGGCACGGACAACTTTGAAAAGCGCTGGCCGGCGGACTTCCACGTCATCGGCAAGGACATCCTCGTGCCGCCGCACTCGGTTTACTGGCCGATCATGCTGAAGGCCTCCGGCATCGAGCTGCCGCGCCACCTGCTTGTGCATGGATGGTGGAATCTCTCCGGGCAAAAAATGTCCAAGAGCGCGGGCAACATCGTCGATCCGTTGGAGTTGGCTGAGAAGTTCGGCCCCGACTCGCTGCGGTACTTCTTTATCCGCGAGATGACGGTCGGACAGGACAGCGACTTTACCACGGAGCAGTTCCTCACGCGCTACACCGACGACCTCGGCAACGACCTGGGCAACCTCCTCTCGCGCCTGCTCAACATGGGAGGCCGCTACTGCCAGGGCGGGCTCATCCCCGCGGCCACGGTGGACGAGGAGCCCGAGCAGGACCTGCGCAAACTCTGGGCCGAGACCTGCCCCGAAGTACAGGAGCGCTTCGAGCAGTTCCAGTTCCACAACGGCCTCGACAAGACTTTTGGCTTCATCCGCGCGATCAACCGCTACGCCGAAATCCGCGCCCCCTGGAAGCTGGCCAAGTCCGACGATCCCGCCGACCAGGCCAAGCTCGCCACCTCGCTGGCGACGATGGCCGAGGGACTGCGCCTGGCCTGCGTGCTGCTGACTCCGGTCATGCCCGGTGTGGCGGAAAAAACGCTCGGCCTGTTGGGCACGGACGCCGTCACCGCCTACGCGGGCAACCTCGACTGGGGCACCCGCCTCGAAGGCAAAACCCTCGGCGAGAAAACCATCCTCTTCCCCCGCCCGCAGTCAGAGTAA
- the rdgB gene encoding RdgB/HAM1 family non-canonical purine NTP pyrophosphatase, whose amino-acid sequence MSKKFTVYLATSNAHKVEEIAAMLAEADVPVVLESAAALGGMPDVDESGSTFVANARLKAAALAPKLPGDAWVLADDSGLAVDILGGAPGVRSARYAGTGSTSDENNHRLMDELAMVPRDRRTARFVCCFVLMDHAGKETVFNGTCEGRIVIRPRGHAGFGYDPLFAPEGYDQTLAELGSDVKNHISHRAKAVQALIEWFRANGE is encoded by the coding sequence ATGTCCAAGAAATTCACTGTTTACCTGGCCACCAGTAACGCTCACAAAGTTGAGGAAATCGCCGCCATGCTGGCCGAGGCGGATGTACCGGTCGTATTGGAGTCGGCGGCCGCGCTGGGCGGCATGCCCGATGTGGATGAGAGTGGCTCAACCTTCGTCGCCAATGCCCGCCTGAAAGCCGCCGCGCTTGCCCCCAAACTGCCCGGAGACGCTTGGGTCCTGGCCGATGACAGCGGCCTGGCCGTTGACATTCTCGGCGGGGCCCCGGGGGTGCGCTCGGCCCGCTACGCCGGGACCGGCTCGACCAGCGACGAGAACAACCACCGCTTGATGGACGAACTGGCGATGGTGCCGCGCGATCGCCGAACCGCCCGCTTCGTCTGCTGCTTTGTGCTGATGGACCACGCTGGCAAGGAAACCGTCTTCAACGGCACTTGCGAGGGCCGGATCGTGATCCGCCCGCGCGGTCACGCCGGATTCGGCTACGACCCGCTCTTCGCCCCCGAAGGCTACGATCAGACCCTGGCCGAGCTCGGCTCCGACGTGAAAAACCACATCAGCCACCGTGCCAAGGCCGTCCAGGCCCTGATCGAGTGGTTCCGTGCCAACGGGGAGTAG
- the ribD gene encoding bifunctional diaminohydroxyphosphoribosylaminopyrimidine deaminase/5-amino-6-(5-phosphoribosylamino)uracil reductase RibD, producing the protein MNTDPAHTTFMRRALALARRGWGKTHPNPMVGALIVEEGKIVAEGWHEKAGEAHAEVAAIRALGRDPKPGATLYVTLEPCSTEGRTPPCTEAILRAGILKIVVGATDPNPDHAGRGLDVLRERGVEVVSGVLAPDCEDLNLIFNHWIVHKRPLVAAKIASTLDGHTATREGHSKWITGEEARRDVHRWRRYFPAIAVGSNTLRVDNPALTSRLEETWCPTRFIFDRTLRTVGEPLPRVYSDEWRGQTIVVTDSADAPRRLKTLNDAGVEVWQMRAARFFDSFLEKCTEAGITGVYVEGGSSLLGLLLEEHRIDYLFSYRAPVFLADPEALPALRGLVSTTLDAAPRLKNIRHALYGDDQLMRGHIVYP; encoded by the coding sequence ATGAATACGGATCCGGCCCACACGACGTTTATGCGGCGCGCATTGGCTCTGGCCCGCCGGGGCTGGGGCAAGACCCATCCCAACCCGATGGTGGGCGCGTTGATCGTCGAGGAGGGCAAGATCGTGGCAGAAGGCTGGCACGAAAAAGCCGGTGAGGCCCATGCCGAAGTCGCCGCCATCCGCGCCCTCGGGCGCGACCCCAAGCCCGGCGCGACGCTCTACGTGACGCTGGAGCCGTGCAGCACGGAGGGTCGCACCCCGCCCTGCACCGAGGCGATCCTGCGGGCCGGTATTCTCAAGATCGTGGTCGGCGCGACCGACCCGAACCCCGACCACGCAGGCCGGGGCCTGGACGTGCTCCGGGAGCGCGGCGTGGAAGTGGTTTCCGGCGTGCTCGCGCCCGATTGCGAAGACCTGAACCTGATTTTTAACCACTGGATCGTGCACAAGCGTCCGCTGGTCGCGGCCAAGATCGCATCCACGCTTGATGGTCACACCGCGACGCGGGAAGGCCACTCGAAATGGATCACCGGTGAGGAGGCCCGGCGCGACGTTCATCGCTGGCGGCGTTATTTCCCGGCCATCGCGGTCGGGTCGAATACCCTGCGGGTGGACAATCCGGCGCTGACCAGCCGCCTGGAGGAGACCTGGTGCCCGACGCGCTTTATCTTTGACCGGACCCTGCGCACGGTCGGCGAACCGCTGCCCCGTGTTTACTCGGACGAGTGGCGCGGCCAGACCATTGTCGTCACGGATTCTGCCGACGCCCCCCGCCGGCTGAAGACCCTCAATGACGCGGGCGTGGAAGTCTGGCAAATGCGCGCTGCGCGCTTTTTCGACTCATTTTTGGAAAAATGTACCGAGGCCGGGATTACCGGTGTTTACGTCGAGGGCGGGTCCAGCTTGCTGGGGCTGTTGCTGGAGGAGCACCGGATCGACTACCTGTTTTCCTACCGCGCCCCGGTTTTCCTGGCTGACCCCGAAGCCCTGCCCGCGCTGCGCGGGCTTGTTTCTACGACTCTCGATGCCGCACCCCGCCTGAAAAACATTCGTCACGCCCTCTACGGGGACGACCAGCTCATGCGCGGTCACATCGTTTATCCATAA